A window of Branchiostoma floridae strain S238N-H82 chromosome 9, Bfl_VNyyK, whole genome shotgun sequence genomic DNA:
GAAAGGGGTGGAGGGTGGTGATAGTGTTTCTAAGACCCTGCCCCCCTACAGAATAGTGCAGTCTTCCTTCTGCTGTCCGCCGCCATTTTGCCTCTCGATCTCCATGATCAGCTGCTGGAACACGGAGTTCACGCTTTCCTTCTCCTTCGCGGACGACTCGGCGAACGGACACTTCCACTGGTCGGCGAGCCCCTTCCCCTCCTCCTGTGGGATCACCCTCTCCATGTGCAAGTCTGTCTTGTTCCCGACGAGCACGATCGGGACGTTCTGCGCGCCGGTCAAGTCCAGAAGCTTGTCGCGTATGACCTGGACCACCTCGTAGCTCTTGCGCGAGGTGACGGAGTAGACCAGGACGTAACCATGCACGTCCATGGTGTAGGCCTGCGGAAAGATCGAGTACTCGTCCTGTCCGGCTGTATCCACCAACTGGAGGTTAAACTCCTGTCCGCGGACCTTTATTGTCTTGTTGAACGTGTTCTCTATGGTGGGGTCGTAAGAGTCCACGAATTGCCCCTCGACAAACTGGATGGTCAGGGAAGACTTGCCGACGGCACGGAAGCCCATGACGGCAACCTTACGCTGCTTTGGGGGAGccatgttgttgtttcttcttcacacacacacacaataaggTCTAACTGGAATGACTACAGTTCTGAATGTGGTTCTAGCTTCACTTGACAAGGGACAGGGTCTTCTGCAGCTCTTTGTACTGAAGACGTCCACGTGAGAGCATCATTCGAATCACTTCCTGtaacagacaaaaaaagattttaatttacaccattcaaagaaaaataGGAGATATGAAATAACATTAAGATTGGTTTATTActattcaatttgttggttcttggatttaaaaattaaagataaaaaaacatATGCTGAACTGGAAAAACACAATGTAAACAAATCCtggaggaccaggtttatgccttggtgcactcagttttatcaacctccttggttttataCAACTTCATATggaagttttcctccctgccctacACTTTTACAAAGTCAACTTGCTACATTTCTATCcgagaaccaaggaaatcaaTTAGTGTagctgaaaaaaacaaaacaggacAAACTTTACCTTAGCTTCTCAACCCTGCAGTCCTACCTCATCAGTTTCTGCCTTGTTCTGCTTGAACTCCTGGCGAGCCCAGTCCACGAGGTACTTCTTGTGATCGGGGTCGTTGACCTGGCGCAGACTCCGCAGGATGTCACGATACAGATGGAGAACCTGCTGACGCAGCAAAAACTGCAGAAACGTCAAAAGGAAGAATGTAAATGAAGTTTACGTTAATGAAAGGAAAggactgaagagctagtcttccactggtcgtgacagagaggacaaacgctatgtacagtatttacaagttcattgtacggggaaattcccctagctatTTTTGACAaggacaatgaacagtggaccattgcttaacgtcctgtcctaaggactgcaaccctttccggtagcgtgcaagtcgggtgagcgacacagccggaatcgaactcacggcttctagttccagaggcagggccgctaaccactggactacgcgcaCTACCTAAACCTAAACGCGCGTTAATGaggtttagacatccaggtaaggcctaggaaacaaaatgtttcagtcctgaaaaaaaaatagggtcagcaggtttggGATTATCTTCTTGTGCTTTTAAGTTCTTTCTAAAGACTAATGGATTTTAAATttaaagttttcacagacaatcaggtctaggttcaggtccggacctgatcacCTGAACCTGACTCGGATAAAATCAACAACCTGTACctcaattttctgtaccggttccCACCCCTACTGTACACTCTCTAAGTCAGCACCATGTCCGTGGTCACAATGGTATATCCAGGTTTTACATACACAAAACTGTCAACAGTTCAGTGATATGAGCAGGAATGCCTCCCTGTTACCGTTCAGTGCCTCACTTCTTCACTAGGCTACATACACAGCCATACATGAAGGGATATGCCCCCCCCTTACAGTTCAGTGCCCCACTAACCTACATACACAGAGCacattagcctgtgtttacacaagctcttgctggctggggttaatgaccccctcccccataggggcacgattttagtcaggctacagaGCACATATACCCAAAATGCATGATTGGCaagtaaataaaacaaaaagaaacagggAAATGCCTCCCTTACAGTTCAATGCCCCACTAACCTACATACACAGCCACACCCTCTGACATGTCTGCCTACATTAGGAAAGTCTCGGATCTCACAAGGGTGGGGAGGTGCATTCTAGTGTGTTGGCGATAAATTCTTCAATTTGGCAAGTTGACATATGATAAAAATGGAATTGTCAAGTTGAAGTTCAAACTTGGCCAAACACTGTACCTTGTTAGAGTAAAgtaaaatactagtatcatGAGGTTGCTACGCAAAGCTCACCAGAAACTCATAAATTATTATTCTTATGCCTCTACCTTccttgtagcctgggtaccatccagggtactagtagtagtttcacttctgctaccttatttatttattaggaaatTGACATATATATGATTACACAGTCTCTCAGGCAGCATTGCTGATATTGGAGTCTACAAACAGGGACAGACAAGTGCACAAGAATAGCTACCTGTCTGGGGACAGTATATttaaatcttttggtggtgatgtcagttaataagtgaattaaggaataggttctagagtgCCCGTTCAAACAGGCATTCCAAAGAAGCGGACAGAGGGCGTCTCGGATGTAGGAATGCCTGATCGAACGAGCGCTAGAaaccattccttaattcgctcatgtaaGGAACCTACcagcgccctcgtccaaaatttgaaaaatcccAGGCGTTAGACATGTCAAGGTTCCCAAATGGAATAACAAAGAAGCGACTGTTTATGATGTATAATAAAAGTTGGAGTGAGAAGCAACTGCATATACTACTAAATACTATATataatagtctgtgtaacacaaactcagctgtccagggctgtaactggcccctccgcggatgttgggcgggctgctataagcaagatttaatcaggctacatatataatagtgtataataaacgtaggagcaaactactatccggatggtacccaggctatctaCCTAGTAGAGGAAGTCCACATTCTtctaaaaatgagatttatcACTTTCCATTGACAAGCCAGGACCGTTATAGACTTGCTGcctgatacaacatgatacgaAACATTGCCCACATGGTTGTGAGGTTCGCAGGGGAGAGTTGTCTCTAGTTGTCAGACAGAAGTTTCTGCATACAAGACACTGCACAACAAACACAGACTGCATAGCTAGTATaggccaataaaaaaaaaatagtagaaattggctagACAGACAGATAAGAGGAGGTGCCAGAGGAATACTCCACAGCAGGCTAACTACTTTGCCAATTTCTAGGATCTATAGTAGAAATTAGCACCGTAGTTATACTATAGTCTGCTGTAGAGTATACCCAGTGGCCTGTGGAGTTTAAACAAGTACAAATCCTAAACAGTACAGAGGTTGTGTCTAACTTCTTCATCAATTTCTACTGTACAGTTTACTTAAAAATCCTGAAGCACAATGCACATGAAATTCTATCTAGCCACGGAAGGGTTAAAAAAACTTCAGTCTGCTAAGTTAGCTGTTTGGCATTGCAGCTGTATTGTTTATTGGGGTTAGGCAGGTCTGATAAGGGTAATTTTGTTGTAGAAAAAACAAACTATTTGGTTCCATATTTCACTGTTTCCTTGACACTGTCCAGTTTCCAGGTTTTGGGGTCATCTGTCTGATAGACTGGCTGTCGACATTGATGATTCACAGACtgttatgtgtacatgtacattgtgctgtgtacatgtatggttcATTCTGCTCCAGTCAGTTCAAAGTCCAATTTGCTGTAAACCTACCACACCTACATATCATCGTAAATTAGTAATACAACAAATAGCAACAAATACTTATGACAAAAGATTACACAAAAAACACTACCAGTACCATcacaatttttgtacattgtaacatCAGTATGCAATTCTTTTCTCAATCAatagtaaaaaacaacaactggatATAATACTGAAGTGTGGACTGCCCAaaagtagcctggataccataccccaacctcaagagtCAAATATCTTttctgcacgatagatacttgagatcaggctggggtttggtaaccaggctagccCAAAAGAAAAAGGTGGTAATATTATTATTAACTGATGAATCAACAAAAAGTATACCAGCCCAATCAAGACAGCAAACATCGTTTTACATGTAACTAAATGATGCTGGTAATGTAGAACTTGTATACCGGTAGTTGTTGCTAGTGTGTATAAGCAGAAGTGTGGCtttggtctgtctgtttgaAAGTCTGTTCGTCATAAACAGCACAACAAAGAAATACTGTGCTAGTTTTTCactggttgaaaaaaaatgcagcatCCCAAACCAAAAGGAAGCAACATGGCAAAACTACTGCAGAATGGGCTCAATCTTTTGGTTtgctaaaaaagacaaacacatgtagcctgagtatcatcctccctAGTAACCGCTAGCTCACGACtttccgtggttagcaagcgaaagtgatgagccagcggttactacggaggatgatactcaggctaaaacACATGAACTGATGAAGGATAACAATGTGCAAGACACTGATAATCTTGCCTAGATACCAGACTGTTTGAACTTTCCATGGCcttgttggatgtccatcgtcacttcgatgatgacttcaatggcGTCTCTGGTGCGACCGAAGGCCGAAGGCCGAGGCGCATATGCGTCCGCATGTCGGGCACACGACAGCGGTGCTGGGGATGGGTCTTccctccttctctttctccttcctGTCTTGTCGTTTCTTCTCTATTTCATTTAGTCTattgttttcaaagttttttaCTCCCTGATGGACAGCGTGACGCCATGCGCATCTGTCCATTGCAGTAGTCTCCCATTCCCGGTGTGGAATGCTGCATGCGGAGAGGGACGACTTCAGTGAGTCCTTGTAGCGCTTGTAAGGACGTCCGACTTTTCTCGTGCCGGAAGCAAGCTCACAGTAGAACACTGTCTTCGGGAGTCGTGCTTCGTCCATGCGCACCACATGGCCAGCCCATCTCAGCTGGGCTTTCATGATGAGCGCTTCAATGCCCATCATGTTTGCTCGACGGAGCACTTCTGTGTTGGGAACCTTGTCTGTCCAAGAGATACCCATAATTCTGCGCAGGCAGCGGAGGTGAAATCTGTCCAGAGCTTTCAGCTGCTTTTTGTACAGTGTCCATGTTTCACAGCTGTAGAGTAGCGCTGTGATAACAACTGCTTTGTAGACTGCCAGCTTTGTCTGAAGTCTGATGCCACGTTCACCCCACAGCCGCTTCCAGAGCCTACCAAAGGAGGAGCCGGCTTTCGCAATCCTGTTGGACACTTCCTTGTCTGTGCTGCAGGATGAGGTCAGTGTACTTCCCAGGTAGGTAAAGCTCTCTACACTGTTTAGCTCTGTTCCTTCTATCATGATGTGAGGAGCTGCTAGTGACACTCCTGGCGCAGGTTGAAGCATCACTGCTGTCTTCTTCAGGCTAATTGTTAGCCCGAAGGCTTTACTGGCCGTTGACAGGCAGTTAGCGAGCTCTTGCAGGTCCGGTTCGCTGAGAGCAGCAAGGGCTCAGTCATCTGCAAAGAGAAAGTCTCTCACCAGGGCCTCCAGCACCTTGGTTTTTGCTTTGAGACGCCGTAGATCAAAGACCCGCCCGTCGCATCTGTAGCGGATGGTTATCCCGGCATCTGTCGCAGAGAGTGCTTTGAACAGCATGGTGGCAAACATGAGGCTGAAAAGAGTGGGTGCCATAACACAGCCCTGTTTTACTCCATTCGTGATAGGGAATGAGTCAGATACTGTGCCGTTTCCCACAACACGGGCCATCATCCCATCGTGGAATGACCTGATGATGCTGACAAACTTTGGGGGACAGCCCAGTTTGGACAGGATTGACCACAGGCCCTCTCGGCTGACTGTGTCGAACGCCTTGGTTAAGTCCACAAACATGATGTACAGGTTTTGATTTTGTTCGCGACACTTTTCCTGGATTTGGCGAAGTGTAAATACCATGTCTATGGTTCCTCTGTTACTTCTGAAGCCGCACTGGCTTTCTGACACCACGTCGTCCAGCAGGTGCTGTGTGATGCGATTGAGGACAATGCGGGCCATGACTTTTCCAGCAGCACTCAGCAGCGAGATTCCCCTATGGTTATCGCATGCTGCTCTGTCTCCCTTGTGCTTGTAAAGATGAATGATGTTGGCGTCCTTAAAGTCCTGCGGCACCGATCCCTCCTTCCAGAACATTTGCATCAGTTCTGTCAGTTTGGCTGTGACAGCATCTCCTCCCTCTTTGAGGACCTCAGGGGGTATGCCATCTGGCCCAGGTGCTTTTCCTCCTTGGAGTTGCTTAATGGCCTTCTGGGTTTCTTCCAGGCTGGGAGGGTCATCCAGAAAGGCCAAGAGTGGTCGCTGCGGCATGTCCTGGATTGCCTGTTGGTCGATATTGGAAGGTCTGTTGAGCAGCTGGCTGAAGTGTTGTCTCCAGCGCTCGGTTATGTCGCTCTTCTCTGTGAGGAGAGTACCATCAGCTGAGCGAACGGGTGCCATGGCATTGGACGAGGGACCATACACTGCTTTCAGACCTGAGAAGAACATTCTTGTGTTGTGTTCGTCTGCATACTGTTGCAGTTCTGCCGCCTTGGACTCCCACCACTTGTCCTTCATTCTTCTGAGTTCTACTTGAACTTTACTCCTGAGGTGTCTCAAGTGATCAAGCTTTGCAGTGGAGTTTTTATCATTCAGCCACCGTGTGAACGCTTCTTGCTTTTCCTTCAGAAGGCTGGtgatttattcattattgttatcAAACCAGTCCTGGTGTTTACGCTTTGTGTGACCTAGTGTGCGTTCAGATGTGTCAAACATTACTTTGCGAAAGTTGCCCCATGCTTTCTCTGGGTTACTTTCAGCTGGCAGTTTCTTGATCTGTTTCCATGGCCTACGTTATACTTATAGGCCAACTGTGATAGACCATGAAGATAGATACTGAGATTGGGCTGGGGGTCTGGAATCCAGGTTACCGATAATCCTGCAAATACCTTATACCCGTGGGTGACTTACAACTGGTTAACCATAGATAACTTGATGGGCATTTGACATAAGATGGAATAAGCATGTTGAACATTCTAAGTGTGTAAGTGATAATGGGCAGCAACATGAATtgtaggtcataggtcaaaagtgaaggcccctgacATGTAAACAGAGGTTCTCCGCTCCATCATTgtctacatttgcataaaaaatgTCCTGACCTGTTGTCCTTATGTCTCCGGGGCCTTCACTtttgacgtacatgtattagtaatgtaacagtggggtttaagcgctgccaaactgaccacgccaacagctcttagTGAAACGCAAGAAGGGCGAGTAgaactgaaaaaacaacaatatatacaaatatcctgaccgaCCCGGGAAT
This region includes:
- the LOC118422947 gene encoding GTP-binding protein Rheb-like encodes the protein MAPPKQRKVAVMGFRAVGKSSLTIQFVEGQFVDSYDPTIENTFNKTIKVRGQEFNLQLVDTAGQDEYSIFPQAYTMDVHGYVLVYSVTSRKSYEVVQVIRDKLLDLTGAQNVPIVLVGNKTDLHMERVIPQEEGKGLADQWKCPFAESSAKEKESVNSVFQQLIMEIERQNGGGQQKEDCTIL